The genomic DNA GCTGTGCACTGACTGCTCATGGTACTTGGGAAATGAGCTGTGGAGGGACAAGCCCTGAgcagccttctcttctctctcccccacccacccccctgcatGCTTTCCCTGCTGTAAGCCACTCCATCCCCCAGGGGTGGGTGTCTAATGGGGAAGGAAACAGCAGAAGGGCTTCCTTGGTGCCTGCTGGAAGGCCTGAATGCCTCCCTCCTTGCCACCCTGTGATGCCATCTGAGAGCTGCTCCTGTGGAATGCTGGATGTCAGCAGGGTTGAGATGGTCTTGGGTGACCAGTATGTTGgcccttgggggaggggaaacagctaGTGTGGCTGAGGGGCAGGGTGCTGCACAGGTGGGTAAAAGCCTCGGTTGCTCATAAGGGGTGCAATGGTGCTTGCTTTCTAGGTTCCTGCATTTGAAGGGGCTGATGGATTCTGCGTGTTTGAGAGTAACGCCATCGCACACTATGGTAATTGCCAGGGGGCTGCCCCCAGCACCTGAAGGGAGACTTAATGGAAAGAACATACCCTGTGCAGCTTGTACCTGGCAGTAAAGTTAGGGTGTCTCTGACCCCAtccagctgcttctgcttctgctgctgtccGTGCTGGGCTCAGTGGAGTAAGCAGTGCATTGGCCAGCTCCTTACTGTGTCCAGCGCACCTGTAGTCGGGTCAGTGCCTGTGGACTTACTAGATCTGTAGTGTCCTTGGGCTGGGCTGGACTCTTCCCACAGCTGGCTCTGCCAGGGCAGTTCTGCTTCACTTCCCCTAATGGTAGCCCCACTCCTGGGGCAGGTAGTGCCTCtgctgccgggggtgggggtggggatggtgggTGTGTGTTGATTTGGAGGATGTATGTCTTGGCTGGGTGGGGTTGATGTCTCTCCCCGTCCCGGTGACCAGCTGGCTCTGGTTCCAGTCAGTAATGACGAGCTGCGGGGATCCACCAAGGAGATAGCTGCCCAGATCATCCAGTGGGTGAGCTTTGCTGACAGTGACATCGTCCCTCCTGCCAGCACCTGGGTCTTCCCTACGCTGGGCATCATGCACTACAACAAGCAGGtcagttgggggtggggcaggtagCTTGTGCTCTCCTCCAGTGAATGGTCGCAGCCCCAGGACCTGGCCAACCCCTTGCTGCCCCTGTGTACACATGGGAGTCCTGCAAGTTTCCACTCTTGATACTTCTGTTCACAAACATCCCCTCCAGGAGTGTAAAAGGCTTAGATCTTGGCTGTGAGGCAGGGTCAGGATTTTAGGGGTGTGCACCACTGGCTGCATTACGGTCGCACTCAGTGACCTGCTTCACTGGTGTGAGACAGATGCATGGGACCGTAGTCAGTGTCTGCCATCCAAGCATCTCTGCAAGGGCCTGGCAGTGAGAGCTTAGCCTCTCCTCAGAGATTTCAGGCCGTAACTGTAGCATCCTTGCCCTCTGCCATCCACAGCTAATGGAGAATGGACACTCCTTCCAGCTTGCTAGGTACTAAGCTTGTTGGAGGCCCAGAACCTCCGAGTCTGGGCTGCCATGGTGCAGCTGGGGTACAGTGAAGCTCCTGGCACTGCCTCCCTGACCTATGCAGATGGGTCCATGCCAAGGAGGATCTCTCTGGGCTGCCTCTCCTCTGACAAGTGTCACTGGTGCCTCTACAGCTGGGAAGGCAGATAGACTGCAGCCTTGGAGCAGGCTGTGAGGAACTGCTGGCCCCTTCCCCTGAAGGTCAGGAGGTGGCTGTGAATACAGGGCTCCTGTGTTGTAATCCAGTGAGTCCGGCTTCTCTCTTCCCTGTTCCTGCAGGGACTGAGATGGATGAGAGGTGGGAAGGGCCACACTGAGCTGATGGgcctccagctcccctccctccctgctgggatTCTGATCAGGAAACAGCCACCGGGCCAGGCTAAGTCTGAGGCTGCATGTCTGGGACTTTCTCTTGCTTTGGAGCCCATTCCTGCCTTGGTGCCAAGCTTGGAAAGAAGCTGCAGCATCTCCTGCCAgttggggttggggaaggagggtgatgCCAGTcattggggttttgttttttttcatgggggaggggggtgggagttccaaagaggatagatctgGACTATTCAGTGGTgacagataacagaacaaggagcaatggtctcaagttgcagtgggggaggtctaggttggatattaggaaacactatttcattaggagggtggtgaagcactggaatgggttacctagggagctggtggaatctccatccttagcggtttttaaggcctggcttgacaaacccctggctgggatgatttagttgggagctggtcctgctttgagcaggggattggactaggaagagacctcaggaggtcatcaaccCTAATCTTGTATGATAGCTTGTGCATCTCCTGCACCTCGGTTTGTGAGTTTGCAGGCCcggtggaggtggggctggggttggggggtgggaatttGCCTCATAGATAGGAAAGGACTTTTCCTGTAGTCAGTGGTTAAGCTGGGGTTAGAAACCAGGAGACCTGActtctctgctctaaccactagagtGCACctggtttgttttggtttcctGGGAATGCTGAGGAGGGGATGGTATTTGGTGGTGAAGCGGTTTTCTGTATTCAGTGTTGCAATGTATGGCAGCTAAATGAGCATTTTTGTGTCTCCACTGCCTCCGTGGGGCTCACCTGGTTGTTTTTTTGATCTCCAGGCCACAGAGTATGCCAAGGAGGAGGTGAAGCGGGTCCTGGGCATCCTGGACTCTCACCTGAAGACCCAAACCTTCTTGGTGGGGGAGCGCGTCACACTGGCTGACATCACTGTTGTGTGCACCCTCCTCTGGCTCTACAAGCAGGTGCGGGGGTGCTCAGTGCTCTACTGCCTGAGGCTCCATGGCTGTGGCAGAAGGGTCTGGTTCTGGGCTGTAGCTTCACTGAGAGTTCCTGCTATCCTGGGTGTGCAGGGTGGGGCTTTGAGGGGGCAAGGCTGGTCACGGATTCCAGTGTGGCTGCAAAGGCTTGGAGTGGCTGCTTGTCCCTGGGGCAGGGGTAGATGCCCAGGAAACCCCTCTTCTGATCTCAGTGTCCTGAGCCGTGGCCGGCTCCAGCTGTGCTGATTTCTGACCTTCTCTGCAGGTGCTGGAGCCGTCCTTCCGCCAGCCCTACAGCAACACCAATCGCTGGTTTGTGACCTGCATCAATCAGCCGCAGTTCAAGGCCGTGCTGGGTGAGGTGAAGCTATGTGAAAAAATGGCTCAGTTTGATGGTGAGTAGCTCCCTAGGCAGGGATCTggccctctgcctcccctctgAGGGGTGTGTGGCTGTCCTGGTGCCCCCAGTAAAAGCAGGCCTTGTTGTTGGAGTGAGTCTAGAGAACAActtggagggggggaagggtgggggggatcCTGCTTGCTAACTCTGGGGTGATTCTGCTGGGATCTGTGTACCCTGCTCTACTGCCCTCTTCCCCTGTGGGGTCTCCCAGGCTTCACTCAGCCCCTGATCTGGTTCTGAGGCTACTCCACCCTGGGTGGGGCAGGATGCAACCACAGAAGCTCTAGCAGGGAGCTGTGGCTGCTGTGATCAGGGTCTCCCTGGTTCGGAGCTAACAGTGGCTGGGTCAGGGCATCAGTCACTGGATTTCTGCCATTGCTAAGTCTTAGGGTGGTCTGCCAGGCCTCCCACATGGGGAGTGGGAGAGAcctggctgccccctgcccatGGGCTCCTTCCTCCCCTTGATGCAGCCAAGAAGTTTGCTGAGAACCAGCCAAAGAGAGACGTCCCCAAGAAGGAGAAGCCTGCCAAGGAGGAGAAGAAgcaggagaagaaagaggagaggaaatcTGAGCCTGAGGAGGAGCTGGATGAGTGTGATCAGGCCCTGGCTGCTGAGCCAAAGTCCAAGGACCCCTTTGCTCACCTGCCCaagaggtggggctggctggtgggGCTCATGCAGGGAAAGTGTGGAGAGGGGGCTGGATCCTGGCAGTTGCATGGCACTAGTCGTGttcccttctttctcctcttccccaaatAGCAGCTATCCGACTCCTCTatgctgctggtgggctgggcccTGGGAAGGGCCAGTTCCCATGCTCTGCTCCCCTTCTCCTCTGGCCTCTTCTGGGCAAGCTGCCACCAGCTCTTCTTTGCGCCAGACAGTGGGGACAcagccagccccctcccactgctCCATGGGCCTCTGGATGGGAAAGGGCAGAGTGGCCTTTCCAGAGAAAACAGAGGAGTTGGCTTTGGGAGCCCAGTCttgcccctccctgcctctgccccttggCCCTTAGCAGAGGGAAGCAGCATCTCTCTGGAATCAAATTTCAGGCTAGGGTCCCTTTTGTTCATagcttctctgctgcctctcctggcCACCAGGGGGCAGTGGCTGCATGCTGATGGGCAGAGCCTCAGCACTGCTGGGTTGGAGTCATTCCAGTCCCACACCCTGCTGCATGCTTGGGATAGCTTCCTATGCTGCACTATCTGGGCCCATAATCCCTGCTGGGATGTGGAATGCATGGCCAGAGGCATGGGAGCTGGGGTCCTAGCTTAGGACTACTGGGTAGGCTTGGGGAGATGCTGCTTGCCCTCCTCAGTGCCCTCTGTTACTCTTAGCCATGGGCTCTCACCACAGCCCAAACATCTGAGCAGGAAGAGGGGCCTTGGAGTCACTAGGCAGGAGCTGGGACAGAGCCAGCCCATCTGGGAGGTGGCTGAGGTGAGGCCAGCTGCCCCCTGCCTGTCTCTGATGGAGCCaatctgcccccagccccttcgTCATGGATGAGTTCAAGCGGAAGTACTCCAATGAGGACACGCTGATGGTGGCACTGCCCTACTTCTGGGAGCACTTTGACAAGGACGGCTGGTCCATTTGGTACTCGCAGTACCGCTTCCCTGAGGAGCTGAGCCAGACCTTCATGAGCTGCAACCTCATCACAGGTCAGAGGCcagcgcgcccccccccccctccgcccccccctctccccccccccccgaggatTTGCCCCAGCTCCCCAAACAGCACCTGCAGCTGGTCTGGGTCACAGAGGattcctgcttggagcagggcacAGCAGTAATGGctctcccacctcttcccactagGTATGTTCCAGCGCCTGGACAAACTGCGGAAGAATGCTTTCTCCAGTGTTATCCTCTTTGGCACCAACAACGACAGCACCATCTCTGGCATCTGGGTCTTCCGCGGCCAAGAGCTGGCCTTCCCGGTGAGTCTCTGCACAGCCTGCGGGTGTGCAGGGGAATCTGGCCGTACCCACTAGGAGCGGTACCAGTAGCTCTGTGCTGCCACGCTACAGGGTTGTGCGTCTCTGGAGCCTGCTGGCTCCCTGGCCTGGGAACAGGTAATGTTCCTAGTGCAGTGCAGCTTGAAGGAGCCAGCTAATGTCCCTGGGCAAAGGTGGGGTAGCCTGGCCATGCCCTACTGTGAAGCTGCCCAGTGACAAGAGCAAAGCGTTGTTCACACTCCTCATATGAGGATGACTCCATCTGCAGTGCAGGCAAAATGGAGGGACTATACTCAGCTGGGCCTGTTGGTGCAGtgcctgggatgtggggaaggCTCCATGCTGATCCCTCCCCTTTGTTCCCAGCTGAGCCCTGACTGGCAGGTGGATTACGAGTCCTATACCTGGAGGAAGCTGGATGCAGACAGTGAGGAGTGCAAGACGCTGGTCAAGGAGTATTTCACGTGGGAGGGCGAATTCAAACACGTCGGCAAAGCCTTCAACCAGGGAAAGATCTTCAAGTGAGAGTGCTGCCTTCCTACCAGCCGGGACAGCCCAGACTGGCCAGTGAGGGACAGCAGCCTCTgggcagcagccagtgggagcatgGTCTGCTGGGAACTGTTCACCAGGGGCCATACATCAGAAGCCTGGATCAgtgacacaaaaaataaaaaccccacaTGCTGGTATTCTGGGGTCTGTCATTCCTGGGCAGGGGCTTGTgagtctggctgggggtgcagggacagaCACTGAGTTTCCTGCTGGGGAGGACAGGAAATCTGGGCTGTCCCTAGCAAGGGTGCAGTTGCTGTGGGGCAGATCTGGACTCTTGCTGTGGACTTTATGGGTGTCTTGCCTGTGGTATAGGATGGAGGGGGAGAGCTGCTGTTGCTGGGTAGGGGTGAGTGCCTCTGGCAAGGAGGCTGGTGTTTGGCTTTGTCTCCATCTGGGCCACCTGTAACAGGAAGATGCTTCTGTCAGTGGGGTGCTGTGTCACAGTTACCCCTTCCTGGAAAACTGGGACACATCAGCACTGGGGAGCTGTGCCAGGTGGCTTTGCCCTCCAAGGTGCTGCACAGGTTGCTACTGTCCTGGCAAAGCTCTTTGTTCCAGAGGGGCAGGGCATGGTGCTCCCATGGAGCTGGCCATGTGGGTCTctgccagggctggctggctctggCCTCTGCCTTTAACAATGCCCAGCAAGCTGCTGTGCTTGTCCCATTCAGCCTCCCCCTTGCCCACCCAGTGTGCAGCCTGCAGCTGGGAAGGGTAAACAGGTGAGAGTTGTCAGCACAACACAAAAGGAGTGCAAGGAGGTGGCCCTGGCTGCTGGGGCAGTGCCCACTGGGAGAATCCTCTCTGATTGTTTGGAGAGGCTGAGTTGCCAGGCCCCAAATCAATATTTaagctgggaggcagggcatAGGTCACTGTAAGCCTCTGCCCTGACCTAGCCCTCAAAGCTATTGGTGATAAGCTTATCAGtgccagtgggcagggctgggccctgcagccaggtagGTTACAGGCTTGGGTGTACCACAGAAAACAGGACCTAGCTGTCCTCATGACTAGCTTGTTGGCAGGCTGTAGGGGGAGCCTCACCCTGGAACCCATCAAACAACTTGCTAGGCTGTTCCCACCCCTCTGAGTGGGCTGCCTTAGGCCTATGGCTAGCTCCAAGGTTGTGGTGTCTGCCTGACCAACCAGCCTGCTCGCCACACCCCCTTTCTAGCCTGGCATTGTGcaaccctgccccatccctggaaATACTACAGGGTGAGGAGCAAATTCTCCTTAACCTTCACGTGGCAGGGCTCCTAGGGACTGGCAGCTTTCTTGGCTGTTGGTCAGTCAACAGCTGGGCCCTGGGTGTCTTTCCCCTTCAGCTGTTCTCTGCAAGGCCCCTTCCCTTGCCACTGTGGCAGGAGCTGCCAGCTGGCTCCTAAGCCTTCCCTAGGGTTTTGCCCTAACCAGCCTTGTTCCCTGTAACTAGACAGCCAGTGTGCCTGTGCCTGGGcctgtccctcccccagctgtgaCTCCCTAGcataggggtaggcaacctatggcagtggtgccaaaggcagcacacaagctgattttcagtggcactcatactgcctgggtcctggccaccattccgggggccaggggagggctccttaaacattttaaaaatcttatttactttacatacaacaataatttagttaccCACTTCGTCTAACTAAAGTCTGTTCAcccatgctccaatacatctgttagtctataaggtgccacaggacttttgctttatttatatagttattatagacttagagaaagaccttaaaatgtattactggcatgtgaaaccttaaattagagtgaataaatgaagacttggcacaccacttctgaaaggttgccgacccctgccctagcagTTGAGCCCCGCGGTGCAGGGCTCTGTTCCTAGGGAGCAGCTTGGAGTGCCTGACTCATGCCTGGGtgctctgccagctgcagagAAATGGCTTACTCACACCCCTGATATAATGAGCTTGTGCTGGAGCTCCCTTGGtatggggggaggcaggggccagTCCTGCATCACCCAGGACACACTGAAGTGTCTGAACTAGGTGCACTTTGGAGTTTGAGCTTGGGCTGGGACCCCCAGGCATGTGCCTACTCCCATCATGACTGGGTGAATCTCCAAGTTAGGTGGGGAAGAGTCCAaagtgctgcagggctggtgaatggtggggagagggggtgtctGCTGTGTCACCATATGCCCACTGAACCGAGGGTGGGGTCCCACAGTCTCTTATGGTGTCCTGGTGCGTGGGCAGGAGCCCCCTgctgctggggcctgggctgggtGTAGAGGGGCTGATCTTGAGGGCTggggccctggctgcagcagccagctaaGCTGCCTCActtccccctgctctgccttgtTGACAGCTCTGGCACTGCAGTGCGTGCTGGTTGGAGCTGGCCGCCTGTCTTCATGGACCGGCTGCCTCTGTCTCTTTCCGAGctgcagttgtggtgggaggcAGCACTGGGTTAATCGCATCCATCTGGCTCTTCAGGGGCCCTCAGGAAGCATGAGTCACTCTTGTATCCTGTTGCCCGGCTGCTGCGTTCCCTGCGGGTGTGGTTTGGCCACACAAGGCTGTAGCTGTCCTGCCATCTGACAGCATaaccagggctgggcagcaagCTGCTTGTGCCAGCTGGGCTAGAAGTGAGAGCAGTGTGTGATCCTCTTGTAGTGTCTGGGGCTGAACTGCTGGGGGGACTGTGATCTCATTGCTGGCTGCTAATGTAGCTTCCCCATTGGCTGCTGCAGGATCCCTTAGGAAAAGTCCCTGCCCTTCAGTGGTTGCCATGGGGGAGAGTGCCAGTGTCCAAACAGTGAGGTTGGAAGCCTGGGCTGTGGGAGCGGCCCTAGGGGAGTGGATGCTAAGGTAGATGGTTGTGTTTAAATGGGGCGGGGTCACTAGCTCATGGCCCATTCAGTGGCTCAAGGCCATGGGGTAGGCACTGTGTCTGGTGTAAAGGGCCATCTGCCCTGCTGGTGCTGTCTGAGTAACAGgcctctgccccactccagtgcttctggatgagctggccctgccctgctccaccctctttgTAAATTCTCTCAGATCCTGCTGCAATCTTGCCTCCTTCCCTCTGTGCCTGCGTGAGACAAGAAAgggccctgcccagctcccctccttcccctgacaagtgtgggaggggggaatggttggACTTTCACACCAGTGAGCCATTGGCTCAGTAAAAGCAGTGCCCAAGCCCTGTCTGCCCCCAGTAGCAGCCAACCAGGCTCCTATCTGTAGAGGGGCAGCTGAGCGGGTGGAGGCCAGTGCTCAACTactcagctctgcagctgctgcataatGTGAATTGTCACAGAGCATTACTGGCTAGTCTCTTAGGGCAGCGTTCTATCACTATTCTCACCACCGAATGatccagcagcagagagacctgggttctgccctggctctgggaggggagtgggatatGATACGTTAGAGCAGGATGgggtgctgggagtcaggattgcTGGGATCTGTTCCcctttctgggcctcagtttccccatctgcaaaaagaATCCATGGAGCCTCCTTTGCAAAGCAGTGTGAGGTCTAGTGAGGGCGATGCCAAGAGCTGCTGTTGTACTGGAGCCAGAGACAAACAGTTCTAGAAGGTTTGGTGAAACTATTGGGTAGGGGGGAGAATCTGAGCACAAAATGAGAGATTTTTACTAGTCTTTTGTGCTTGGataatgtaaaacaaaaagtgtgtgtgcttgggggggggggggatttttaaAGCTGCCTGCACCAGCTGTTACCCTGGGGCAGGCTGTTTCCTTTAAAAGCATGTTTCAAAAGAACCTTTGAAAAGTGCCTCCTGTGTGGTGGCAGTAGCACATAATTGTCTGCTAACCGTTTATCAGCACCATGCACGTAACAGGAGCATGAATAGGGGAACACATGTACCGAGACCACCACCAGTGCTGCCCCAGATGCCTAGAGGGGTCTCCCTCCCTCTGGGCAGGTGCAGGAACAGAGCAGGGACCCACACAGCACAGTGCTCAGGGCATCCAGCTTTGCCTACTGTGCTGGGGATCAGCGGTCATTAAAGGCTTATGGGTGTAAATTTTTAGAGCCGCTTGCTACAACCAGACCCGCCAGCACCCTAGAGCCAAGTAAATTTGCTATGGGGCTACCCCAGGGTGGAGTTCCAACCTCCTCTTAAGCTGAGGGCTGCTGGGACCTGCCAGACTTCATCAGAAAGGGAGTGGAGAGGTTTTTAGGCCAGTGTCCTGACGCCAGGGGGGAGAGGCTTGTGAAGGAGAGGCCATGGGGTACGTGTCCTCACAAGCCACAGTAGTTAGCCGTTGCCTTGTGCTTGGAGCTTGTATGTGTGTTTATtgcctgccccttcctcccccacagctATTGTGCACATACTGCTCTCCACTAAAATACCGACGTTTGCCAGTGTCTTCCACCCGTTTCCTGAAACCATCCCCTGGGCTCTAGCTGTCTCTGCCCTGGGGCTTCcccactggtgcagctgcaatCCCCTCTCGCAGGCACTCTGCATTAATGCAATGCCTGATGTATGCAGCATATAGCATGGCTGCCACACTGCAGCTAGCAGCCCCATGGCTAAGCCCCAGCGTAGACGTGCTCTTCCGGCTGCTCTCCTCAGGCACTACTGCCAGCAAATGCTGGCTTACCACTAGCTGCTGTGGGGTGCCT from Chelonoidis abingdonii isolate Lonesome George unplaced genomic scaffold, CheloAbing_2.0 scaffold0008, whole genome shotgun sequence includes the following:
- the EEF1G gene encoding elongation factor 1-gamma isoform X4, producing the protein MDSACLRVTPSHTMLALVPVSNDELRGSTKEIAAQIIQWVSFADSDIVPPASTWVFPTLGIMHYNKQATEYAKEEVKRVLGILDSHLKTQTFLVGERVTLADITVVCTLLWLYKQVLEPSFRQPYSNTNRWFVTCINQPQFKAVLGEVKLCEKMAQFDAKKFAENQPKRDVPKKEKPAKEEKKQEKKEERKSEPEEELDECDQALAAEPKSKDPFAHLPKSPFVMDEFKRKYSNEDTLMVALPYFWEHFDKDGWSIWYSQYRFPEELSQTFMSCNLITGMFQRLDKLRKNAFSSVILFGTNNDSTISGIWVFRGQELAFPLSPDWQVDYESYTWRKLDADSEECKTLVKEYFTWEGEFKHVGKAFNQGKIFK
- the EEF1G gene encoding elongation factor 1-gamma isoform X3, with the protein product MAAPRTLYTYPENWRAFKALIAAQYSGAKIKVLSTPPQFHFGQTNKTPEFLKKFPVGKVPAFEGADGFCVFESNAIAHYVSNDELRGSTKEIAAQIIQWVSFADSDIVPPASTWVFPTLGIMHYNKQATEYAKEEVKRVLGILDSHLKTQTFLVGERVTLADITVVCTLLWLYKQVLEPSFRQPYSNTNRWFVTCINQPQFKAVLGEVKLCEKMAQFDAKKFAENQPKRDVPKKEKPAKEEKKQEKKEERKSEPEEELDECDQALAAEPKSKDPFAHLPKSPFVMDEFKRKYSNEDTLMVALPYFWEHFDKDGWSIWYSQYRFPEELSQTFMSCNLITGMFQRLDKLRKNAFSSVILFGTNNDSTISGIWVFRGQELAFPLSPDWQVDYESYTWRKLDADSEECKTLVKEYFTWEGEFKHVGKAFNQGKIFK
- the EEF1G gene encoding elongation factor 1-gamma isoform X1, which produces MLPVTSNREPRAPFKQRKCFATRKREVAGTLYTYPENWRAFKALIAAQYSGAKIKVLSTPPQFHFGQTNKTPEFLKKFPVGKVPAFEGADGFCVFESNAIAHYVSNDELRGSTKEIAAQIIQWVSFADSDIVPPASTWVFPTLGIMHYNKQATEYAKEEVKRVLGILDSHLKTQTFLVGERVTLADITVVCTLLWLYKQVLEPSFRQPYSNTNRWFVTCINQPQFKAVLGEVKLCEKMAQFDAKKFAENQPKRDVPKKEKPAKEEKKQEKKEERKSEPEEELDECDQALAAEPKSKDPFAHLPKSPFVMDEFKRKYSNEDTLMVALPYFWEHFDKDGWSIWYSQYRFPEELSQTFMSCNLITGMFQRLDKLRKNAFSSVILFGTNNDSTISGIWVFRGQELAFPLSPDWQVDYESYTWRKLDADSEECKTLVKEYFTWEGEFKHVGKAFNQGKIFK
- the EEF1G gene encoding elongation factor 1-gamma isoform X2, with the translated sequence MAVAGTLYTYPENWRAFKALIAAQYSGAKIKVLSTPPQFHFGQTNKTPEFLKKFPVGKVPAFEGADGFCVFESNAIAHYVSNDELRGSTKEIAAQIIQWVSFADSDIVPPASTWVFPTLGIMHYNKQATEYAKEEVKRVLGILDSHLKTQTFLVGERVTLADITVVCTLLWLYKQVLEPSFRQPYSNTNRWFVTCINQPQFKAVLGEVKLCEKMAQFDAKKFAENQPKRDVPKKEKPAKEEKKQEKKEERKSEPEEELDECDQALAAEPKSKDPFAHLPKSPFVMDEFKRKYSNEDTLMVALPYFWEHFDKDGWSIWYSQYRFPEELSQTFMSCNLITGMFQRLDKLRKNAFSSVILFGTNNDSTISGIWVFRGQELAFPLSPDWQVDYESYTWRKLDADSEECKTLVKEYFTWEGEFKHVGKAFNQGKIFK